A single Lolium perenne isolate Kyuss_39 chromosome 6, Kyuss_2.0, whole genome shotgun sequence DNA region contains:
- the LOC127306093 gene encoding uncharacterized protein, with translation MMDPDHGGGADEAEAAFFARRSRRCCCFPCWPSTSSSLSHQRIGGGAAAAAEEESWWQGGVDALLKVREWSELAAGPRWKTFIRRFGRNGNGPRPHGNFGRKLNYDALSYALNFDEGPGATPEPGDHAAFRDFSSRFAAPPASAKSSMDLGGRDAPSLFATPPSNADGADRRS, from the coding sequence atgatggaccccgaccacggcgGCGGCGCCGACGAGGCGGAGGCGGCCTTCTTCGCGCGCAggagccgccgctgctgctgcttcccctgctggccctccacctcctcctccctctcccaCCAGCgcatcggcggcggcgcggccgccgccgccgaggaggagAGCTGGTGGCAGGGCGGCGTGGACGCGCTGCTCAAGGTGCGCGAGTGGTCGGAGCTGGCGGCGGGCCCGCGCTGGAAGACCTTCATCCGCCGCTTCGGCCGCAACGGCAACGGCCCGCGCCCGCACGGCAACTTCGGCCGCAAGCTCAACTACGACGCGCTCAGCTACGCGCTCAACTTCGACGAGGGCCCCGGCGCCACCCCCGAGCCCGGCGACCACGCCGCCTTCCGCGACTTCTCCTCCCGCTTCGCCGCCCCGCCCGCCTCCGCCAAGTCCTCCATGGACCTCGGCGGCCGCGACGCGCCGTCGCTCTTCGCCACGCCGCCCAGCAACGCCGACGGGGCCGACCGCCGCAGCTAA